In the genome of Salinispirillum sp. LH 10-3-1, one region contains:
- a CDS encoding DNA-3-methyladenine glycosylase I: MGFQAIHERALARKGGHAGLQALLPDVATSEELVSVGDDRYLSALTQCVFKAGFVWRVIRNKWPDFEAAFEGFVPRYWQQVPPSVLENLGKDERVVRNMQKINTVPHNARMIVDASREFDGFGRFLAQWPSDDQAGLQRWFKKNGARLGGATPQYFLRQVGWDGYILSNDVVAALKREKILDAAPFSQKGLRQAQAAFNEWHAETGLPFSHLSRILACSIDD, from the coding sequence GTGGGATTCCAAGCAATACATGAGCGCGCGCTGGCGCGCAAAGGCGGCCATGCAGGTTTGCAGGCATTGTTACCAGACGTAGCCACGTCGGAAGAATTGGTGAGCGTCGGTGACGACCGCTATTTATCAGCCCTGACTCAGTGTGTGTTTAAAGCGGGCTTTGTATGGCGAGTGATCCGTAACAAATGGCCGGATTTTGAAGCGGCGTTTGAAGGCTTCGTGCCGCGTTATTGGCAGCAGGTGCCACCCAGCGTGCTGGAAAACCTAGGTAAGGATGAGCGCGTGGTGCGCAATATGCAAAAGATCAATACCGTGCCTCATAACGCGCGCATGATCGTCGATGCTTCACGCGAGTTTGACGGTTTTGGGCGCTTTCTGGCGCAATGGCCATCGGATGATCAGGCTGGGTTGCAACGTTGGTTCAAGAAGAACGGCGCGCGCCTTGGCGGTGCCACACCGCAGTATTTTTTACGCCAAGTCGGCTGGGACGGCTACATACTGTCCAATGACGTCGTTGCCGCACTGAAACGCGAAAAAATTCTGGACGCAGCACCCTTCAGCCAGAAAGGCTTACGTCAGGCGCAAGCCGCTTTTAACGAATGGCATGCGGAAACCGGTTTACCCTTCAGTCATCTGTCGCGCATTCTTGCGTGCAGCATAGACGATTAA
- a CDS encoding N-acetylmuramoyl-L-alanine amidase gives MKRQVIALIVLWSLAGIASATNIVTNLRIWRAPDHTRLVLDLTREADHRVFTLTGPSRVVVDLDDTNLFASIGDLELADSGVRSVRAAQRENGGLRVVLDLAEDLSPRSFVLPPNEQYGHRLVIDLQRQEGRSVQLQAAREASQAQTGGQRDIIIAIDAGHGGEDPGAIGRNRTFEKNVVLAIAREMEAIIEATPGYTPFMVRTGDYYISLVRRRQLAREANADFFVSIHADAFTSPQPSGASVYALSDRGATSTMASYLAESENAADTIGGVGGVNLESMDAVVRGVIVDLAMTHSMQEGLTVGASVLRQVGNVTRLHKSRVEQAGFAVLKSPDVPSILVETGFMSNVNDERNLGSQAYRRRLAQSIFAGIKDHFDAHPPPNTWVYAQRRNGNSFSQYTVRSGDTLSGIAARHGVSLSRLREINSMNSDVIRIGQVLRVPSG, from the coding sequence ATGAAGCGTCAAGTAATCGCTCTCATCGTACTTTGGTCGTTGGCAGGTATCGCCAGCGCTACTAATATTGTTACCAATCTACGTATTTGGCGCGCCCCTGACCATACTCGTTTGGTCTTGGATCTCACCCGTGAAGCCGATCATCGTGTGTTCACGCTTACCGGGCCATCGCGCGTGGTGGTGGATCTCGACGATACCAATCTCTTTGCTTCCATTGGCGATCTTGAATTGGCGGATAGTGGCGTGCGCTCGGTGCGCGCCGCTCAGCGTGAAAACGGTGGTCTACGTGTGGTGTTGGACTTGGCGGAAGATCTGAGTCCGCGCAGTTTTGTTCTGCCGCCTAACGAGCAGTACGGCCACCGTTTGGTGATCGACCTGCAGCGCCAAGAAGGTCGATCGGTGCAGTTGCAGGCCGCACGCGAGGCAAGTCAGGCCCAGACTGGCGGGCAGCGCGATATTATAATCGCCATTGACGCCGGGCATGGCGGCGAAGACCCCGGCGCCATCGGGCGTAACCGTACTTTTGAAAAGAACGTAGTGCTCGCCATTGCGCGCGAAATGGAAGCCATTATCGAGGCGACACCGGGGTATACGCCGTTTATGGTGCGCACCGGTGACTACTATATTTCCTTAGTGCGTCGTCGCCAACTGGCGCGCGAAGCCAATGCTGATTTCTTTGTGTCTATCCATGCCGATGCCTTCACCAGTCCACAGCCGTCTGGGGCATCCGTTTATGCGCTGTCGGATCGCGGTGCTACTTCAACGATGGCAAGCTATCTGGCCGAAAGTGAGAACGCTGCTGACACCATCGGCGGTGTAGGCGGCGTGAATTTGGAGTCTATGGATGCGGTGGTGCGTGGCGTCATCGTGGATTTAGCGATGACGCACTCCATGCAGGAAGGTTTAACCGTTGGGGCCTCGGTTTTGCGGCAAGTAGGTAATGTCACGAGGTTGCACAAGTCGCGCGTCGAGCAGGCCGGTTTCGCCGTGCTGAAATCCCCGGATGTGCCGTCAATTCTCGTTGAGACGGGCTTTATGTCGAACGTGAATGACGAACGTAATCTGGGCTCGCAAGCCTATCGTCGACGATTGGCGCAATCCATTTTTGCCGGTATTAAAGACCATTTTGATGCGCATCCGCCACCCAATACATGGGTGTATGCGCAGCGCCGTAATGGGAATTCGTTTTCCCAATACACGGTACGGAGTGGCGACACTTTGTCGGGTATTGCGGCGCGCCACGGAGTTAGTCTCAGTCGCTTGCGCGAAATCAATAGTATGAATTCCGACGTAATTCGTATCGGCCAAGTGCTGCGGGTGCCCAGTGGATAA
- a CDS encoding FMN-binding negative transcriptional regulator: MYIPKAMKMVDLAAQHDFIDAHGFAAVVSADLQATHQPLVLHREEGKLGTLYGHFARGNPHWENLDGQDALVIFSGPHAYISPTWYAAKPNVPTWNYAAVHVTGRVSLLNAEQTLAVVEDTVRQYEPDLLAERTVITDAYRDKLLPAIVGFRLEITQLEGKQKLGQQRSTADQRGVFAALSGSKRLDDQALAAYMAATGLGTGEV, translated from the coding sequence ATGTACATACCTAAGGCCATGAAAATGGTTGATCTCGCGGCACAACATGACTTTATTGATGCCCACGGGTTTGCTGCGGTGGTTTCCGCTGACTTGCAAGCGACGCATCAGCCGTTGGTGCTGCATCGAGAAGAGGGCAAATTGGGTACGCTGTATGGGCATTTTGCGCGCGGCAATCCGCATTGGGAAAACCTGGACGGCCAAGACGCCCTGGTTATCTTCAGTGGCCCGCACGCCTATATCTCGCCAACCTGGTACGCTGCCAAGCCCAATGTGCCGACGTGGAATTACGCCGCCGTGCATGTCACCGGGCGGGTGTCCTTGTTAAATGCCGAACAAACCCTAGCGGTGGTGGAAGACACAGTACGCCAATACGAGCCTGACTTGTTGGCAGAGCGCACGGTGATTACCGACGCTTACCGCGATAAATTGCTGCCCGCGATCGTCGGGTTCCGGCTTGAGATCACGCAGCTCGAAGGCAAGCAGAAGCTGGGGCAGCAGCGTTCGACGGCCGATCAACGCGGCGTGTTTGCCGCCCTCAGCGGCTCGAAGCGACTGGATGACCAAGCGCTAGCGGCCTATATGGCGGCGACCGGTTTGGGTACAGGAGAGGTGTGA
- a CDS encoding cation:proton antiporter — MDALSFSLFVALVLAGGWAASRLAQTARLPGILGMLVFGLLWGIFALDAVPPLAWDIEPFIKGLALIIILLRAGLGLRRRVLAKVGRTALLLAVIPCTLEALALMPLLHLIFGLDWLVAGLAAWMLAAVSPAVVVPTMLKLQAEGHGQKNHLPAMVLAGASVDDVIAITFFAAFLVMVSSAGTSPDGLNSALGTLGLVPLSVLGGILLGAAVGLALAWWLQRHYEKIRATDKAMLIVMVSIVVVALGDWLSLASLLAVMTIGIILLERAEPVANEVAVKLAKFWIPAEIALFVFIGLQVNPSVALETGLLGVLVIVGGLLARTLGVLIATGLDARLSWLERWFCAAAYVPKATVQAALGAVPLSLGIAGGEVILSLAVIAILFTAPLGLMLIRHLGPRLP; from the coding sequence ATGGATGCCCTCTCCTTCAGCCTGTTCGTTGCCTTGGTGTTAGCCGGTGGCTGGGCCGCGTCGCGTCTGGCGCAGACCGCACGCCTACCTGGCATTCTGGGCATGCTGGTATTTGGTCTGTTATGGGGCATTTTTGCACTGGATGCTGTGCCGCCGCTGGCGTGGGATATCGAACCCTTCATTAAGGGCTTGGCCCTGATCATCATTCTGCTGCGCGCCGGGCTGGGGCTCCGTCGCCGTGTTCTCGCCAAAGTTGGCCGCACCGCGCTGTTGCTGGCGGTCATTCCTTGTACCCTAGAAGCCTTGGCCTTGATGCCGCTGCTGCATCTGATCTTTGGCCTTGATTGGCTGGTCGCTGGCTTAGCCGCATGGATGCTTGCGGCGGTCAGTCCAGCCGTCGTGGTGCCCACCATGCTCAAGCTGCAAGCGGAAGGACACGGCCAGAAAAACCATCTGCCCGCCATGGTGCTGGCTGGCGCCTCAGTTGACGATGTCATCGCCATCACGTTTTTTGCCGCCTTTTTGGTCATGGTCAGCAGTGCAGGTACCTCACCAGACGGGCTTAACTCAGCGCTGGGAACACTGGGCTTGGTGCCCTTGTCCGTGCTCGGCGGCATTTTACTGGGCGCAGCCGTGGGCTTGGCCTTGGCGTGGTGGCTGCAACGCCACTACGAGAAGATTCGCGCCACCGATAAGGCCATGTTGATTGTGATGGTCAGCATCGTCGTGGTCGCACTGGGCGACTGGTTGTCACTGGCGTCTCTGCTGGCCGTCATGACCATTGGCATCATATTGCTGGAACGCGCCGAACCGGTGGCCAATGAAGTGGCGGTCAAACTGGCGAAGTTCTGGATTCCAGCGGAAATCGCCCTGTTTGTTTTCATCGGCTTGCAGGTAAACCCCAGTGTGGCGCTGGAAACGGGCTTGCTCGGCGTACTGGTGATCGTCGGTGGTTTACTGGCACGGACATTGGGAGTCTTGATCGCCACTGGCTTAGACGCACGATTGTCGTGGCTTGAACGCTGGTTCTGCGCTGCGGCCTATGTCCCCAAGGCGACCGTGCAGGCGGCCTTGGGAGCGGTGCCACTGAGCCTGGGGATTGCAGGCGGGGAAGTCATCTTGTCGCTGGCGGTGATTGCTATTTTGTTCACGGCGCCCTTGGGCCTGATGCTCATACGCCACCTTGGGCCACGCCTGCCCTAG
- the tsaE gene encoding tRNA (adenosine(37)-N6)-threonylcarbamoyltransferase complex ATPase subunit type 1 TsaE — MHNSQQPQAVLQSGHCVLQDADETESIGAALAAAAQRGVMIYLLGDLGMGKTTLTRGFLRGLGWEGTVKSPTYTLVEAYEWDDNAVYHFDLYRLGDPEELEFIGIRDYDTPSSVCLIEWPERGAGVLRPADLVLALTEQGSGRVLEWSAYSPIGQLWAQRLEQWKPA; from the coding sequence ATGCACAACAGCCAACAACCACAAGCAGTACTGCAATCCGGCCACTGTGTGCTCCAGGATGCAGACGAGACAGAGTCAATTGGTGCAGCGTTGGCAGCAGCAGCGCAGCGCGGGGTGATGATTTATTTGTTGGGTGATCTCGGTATGGGTAAGACCACGTTGACACGCGGTTTTTTGCGTGGCTTGGGGTGGGAGGGGACGGTAAAAAGTCCTACCTACACGCTGGTGGAAGCCTATGAATGGGATGATAATGCGGTGTATCACTTTGATTTGTATCGTCTAGGTGATCCGGAAGAGTTGGAGTTTATTGGTATTCGGGATTACGATACACCCAGTTCAGTGTGTTTGATTGAATGGCCTGAGCGCGGTGCGGGTGTGTTGCGACCGGCCGACCTGGTACTGGCGCTGACCGAGCAGGGCAGTGGGCGCGTACTGGAGTGGAGCGCTTATTCACCCATCGGGCAACTCTGGGCTCAGCGCTTAGAACAATGGAAACCGGCATGA
- a CDS encoding HAD family hydrolase, whose product MGPVKVIAFDADDTLWHNEHLFRQVQAEFKALLAQYHSPDWIAARLYETEIKNLPHYGYGVKAFALSMIETAVELTEGRITGTDIQHILNAARTMLTADVRLLDGVTDTLETLFPYYLMLVITKGDLLDQHAKLARSGLAPYFAHIEVVSEKNAETYDALLQRHGVAAKDFLMVGNSMRSDILPVLELGAQAVYVPHSLTWEHEEAAAPLPDTPGFHQIARIAELAGLLRISN is encoded by the coding sequence ATGGGGCCGGTCAAAGTCATTGCCTTCGACGCCGACGATACACTGTGGCACAACGAACACCTGTTTCGCCAAGTGCAGGCGGAATTCAAGGCGCTGTTGGCACAGTATCACAGCCCAGACTGGATCGCTGCGCGACTCTATGAGACGGAAATAAAGAATCTGCCGCATTACGGCTATGGCGTAAAAGCCTTTGCGCTGTCGATGATCGAAACGGCGGTCGAGTTGACCGAAGGTCGAATTACCGGTACTGACATACAGCACATTCTGAATGCCGCCCGTACCATGCTGACGGCGGACGTGCGTTTGCTTGACGGGGTGACCGACACGTTGGAGACGCTGTTTCCGTACTACCTTATGCTGGTCATTACCAAAGGCGATTTGTTAGATCAGCACGCTAAGCTGGCGCGTTCAGGCCTGGCGCCGTATTTTGCTCATATCGAAGTGGTCAGCGAAAAGAACGCGGAAACCTACGATGCGTTATTGCAGCGCCATGGCGTAGCCGCGAAGGATTTTTTGATGGTCGGTAATTCGATGCGCTCGGACATCCTACCCGTGCTTGAATTGGGCGCGCAGGCGGTCTATGTGCCACATAGCCTGACATGGGAGCACGAAGAGGCGGCAGCACCCCTGCCGGACACGCCGGGTTTTCATCAGATTGCCCGTATTGCTGAACTCGCAGGTCTGCTCCGAATAAGCAATTAA
- the miaA gene encoding tRNA (adenosine(37)-N6)-dimethylallyltransferase MiaA, with protein sequence MTPIICLMGPTASGKTGLAVELAKRLDGEVVSVDSALVYRGMDIGTAKPTAEEQQGIPHHLLDIIDPIESYSVSAFRDDAMALIADIIARGKQPILAGGTMLYFRGLLSDMAELPAAQPELRARLEARGEHEGWAVLHAELARLDPEAAAGVHPNNRQRVVRALEVCLSTGRPMSALWRDKTPMLPAGEVAPEFPWPVVQLAVRPEERAVLHGRIEQRFDLMLAQGFEQEVRALFERGDLDVNHTSIRCVGYRQMWEYIAQNISWDDMRAQGLAATRQLAKRQLTWLRGWRNLTSFDTLSPNLTTDVLKCLEKHF encoded by the coding sequence ATGACACCGATTATATGCCTCATGGGCCCCACGGCATCGGGAAAAACCGGGCTGGCGGTTGAGCTGGCAAAACGGCTCGATGGCGAGGTCGTCTCTGTCGATTCGGCGCTGGTCTATCGCGGAATGGATATTGGCACGGCCAAGCCCACTGCCGAAGAACAGCAGGGCATTCCGCACCACCTGCTGGATATTATTGACCCTATAGAAAGCTATTCCGTCAGTGCCTTTCGCGACGACGCCATGGCATTGATTGCAGACATCATCGCCCGTGGCAAACAACCCATTCTGGCGGGTGGCACCATGCTGTATTTTCGTGGCTTGCTGTCCGATATGGCGGAGCTGCCGGCCGCACAGCCCGAACTGCGTGCGCGCCTAGAGGCGCGTGGTGAACACGAAGGGTGGGCGGTGTTGCATGCCGAGCTGGCTCGACTTGATCCAGAAGCCGCCGCAGGCGTACATCCTAATAATCGTCAGCGCGTGGTGCGCGCCCTTGAAGTGTGCTTGAGCACCGGTCGCCCCATGAGTGCGTTATGGCGTGACAAAACCCCCATGTTGCCCGCCGGTGAGGTTGCCCCAGAATTTCCATGGCCCGTTGTGCAGTTGGCGGTGCGGCCTGAAGAGCGTGCCGTATTGCACGGGCGAATTGAGCAACGCTTTGACCTCATGTTGGCGCAGGGTTTTGAGCAGGAGGTGCGAGCCCTGTTCGAACGTGGCGATCTCGATGTCAATCACACGTCAATTCGCTGTGTGGGATATCGTCAAATGTGGGAATATATAGCACAGAATATTTCATGGGATGACATGCGTGCCCAAGGCTTGGCAGCAACACGACAACTGGCGAAACGTCAGCTTACGTGGTTGCGGGGCTGGCGCAACTTGACGAGCTTTGATACTCTTTCGCCCAATCTGACGACTGATGTCTTGAAGTGCCTGGAAAAGCATTTTTAG
- the hflX gene encoding ribosome rescue GTPase HflX — MFFERAQGGDRAVLVHIDFPEGDDREDAAEFVELVNSAGADPVTLITGKRTVRHPKLFVGSGKADEIKAAVKEFDADVVLFNHSLSPSQERNLERLVECRVLDRTGLILDIFAQRARTHEGKLQVELAQLQYQATRLVRGWTHLERQKGGIGLRGPGETQLETDRRLLRERINSILRRLSKVERTRDQGRRARQRSDTPTVAIVGYTNAGKSTLFNALTSSDVYAADQMFATLDPTLRKLKVGDMGDVVLADTVGFIRHLPHKLVEAFKATLQETAEADLLLHVIDCAAAERDANIEQVNEVLSELAVDETPTLLVFNKADLLGKQPQIDYDAQGKPEAVWVSALEGTGFDLLRDAIIAWLGDEMFTGEIAVPPQWSALRAQLFEVDAVKHEHYDEAGNACLDISLQKKDFQRMLNRCGIAPDAYLAPRPKEFFER, encoded by the coding sequence TTGTTCTTTGAACGTGCCCAGGGTGGGGACCGCGCCGTGCTGGTCCACATCGATTTTCCCGAGGGTGACGACCGTGAGGACGCCGCTGAGTTTGTCGAACTTGTCAACTCAGCTGGCGCCGACCCCGTAACACTCATTACTGGCAAACGCACAGTGCGCCATCCTAAATTATTCGTCGGGTCTGGTAAGGCTGATGAAATCAAAGCGGCAGTGAAGGAATTCGACGCTGACGTTGTCTTGTTTAACCATTCCTTGTCGCCCAGCCAAGAACGCAACTTGGAGCGCTTGGTCGAATGCCGAGTGTTGGACCGTACCGGATTGATTCTCGATATCTTTGCGCAACGTGCCCGTACCCATGAGGGTAAGCTGCAAGTTGAGTTAGCTCAGTTACAGTATCAGGCGACCCGCTTGGTGCGTGGCTGGACGCACTTGGAGCGGCAAAAGGGTGGTATCGGGTTGCGCGGGCCGGGTGAGACCCAGCTGGAAACTGACCGTCGCTTGCTGCGCGAACGTATTAACAGTATTTTGCGCCGTTTGAGCAAGGTTGAGCGTACGCGAGATCAAGGTCGACGCGCGCGCCAGCGCTCTGATACGCCCACGGTAGCCATTGTTGGTTATACCAACGCGGGTAAGAGCACCTTGTTCAATGCGCTGACGTCTTCGGATGTTTATGCGGCGGATCAGATGTTCGCCACCTTGGATCCGACGCTCAGAAAGCTTAAAGTCGGTGATATGGGGGATGTGGTGTTGGCGGATACGGTGGGTTTTATTCGCCACCTGCCACACAAATTGGTCGAAGCATTTAAGGCGACCTTGCAGGAGACGGCCGAGGCGGATCTGTTGTTGCACGTTATTGACTGTGCAGCCGCCGAACGTGACGCCAATATTGAACAAGTAAACGAAGTGTTAAGTGAGCTGGCCGTTGATGAAACACCTACTTTGTTGGTGTTTAATAAGGCGGATTTGCTCGGCAAACAGCCACAAATTGACTACGATGCACAGGGCAAGCCGGAAGCCGTTTGGGTTTCAGCCTTGGAAGGCACCGGGTTTGATTTGCTGCGTGACGCCATTATCGCTTGGTTAGGCGACGAGATGTTCACCGGTGAAATCGCCGTGCCGCCTCAGTGGTCGGCCTTGCGGGCACAGTTGTTCGAAGTCGATGCGGTAAAGCATGAGCACTATGACGAGGCGGGCAATGCCTGCCTGGATATCAGCCTGCAGAAAAAAGATTTTCAGCGCATGCTGAACCGCTGCGGTATAGCGCCCGACGCGTATTTGGCGCCGCGACCCAAAGAGTTTTTTGAACGTTAA
- the hfq gene encoding RNA chaperone Hfq, whose amino-acid sequence MSKGQSLQDPYLNYLRKERIPVSIFLVNGIKLQGQIESFDQFVILLKNTVSQMVYKHAISTVVPSRPVKLPYDGDEEDAADA is encoded by the coding sequence ATGTCTAAAGGACAGAGCCTTCAGGACCCTTATCTGAATTACCTGCGTAAAGAGCGCATTCCTGTATCCATCTTTTTGGTGAACGGAATTAAGTTGCAAGGTCAGATAGAGTCTTTCGACCAATTTGTGATTCTGTTGAAAAATACGGTATCCCAGATGGTCTACAAACATGCCATCTCAACCGTGGTGCCGTCGCGTCCGGTTAAGTTGCCTTACGATGGCGACGAAGAAGATGCGGCGGACGCATAA
- the queG gene encoding tRNA epoxyqueuosine(34) reductase QueG: MQRLNTLDLSHFRTRLDEQAEALGFADLGITGIDLSAEKPRYQAWLDKGYHGTMAYLADHGDKRFHADQLVPGTRAVISVRMDYKPPARTRELLDHPTQAYIARYALGRDYHKLMRKRLVQLAKWMEQEVGALGYRAFVDSAPVLERAIARNAGLGWQGKHTLIINSQAGSWFFLGELFTDLPLPPDAPQATEHCGSCTRCLDVCPTQAFTKAWELDASKCISYLTIEHKGPIPKELRAPMGNRIFGCDDCQIYCPWTKFSPTTEEADFQPRHTLDEADLLALFGWDEATFLERTEGMAIRRTGYENWQRNIAVALGNGAASAEAMEALRKRHPTSTPMVQEHIEWALARLKDQN, encoded by the coding sequence ATGCAACGCCTGAACACCTTGGACCTGAGCCACTTCCGCACACGCCTTGACGAACAGGCCGAAGCATTGGGCTTTGCCGACCTGGGTATCACCGGCATCGACCTGAGTGCTGAAAAACCGCGCTACCAAGCATGGCTCGATAAAGGCTACCACGGCACCATGGCCTATCTGGCCGACCACGGCGACAAACGCTTTCATGCCGACCAACTGGTGCCCGGCACTCGTGCCGTCATTAGCGTGCGCATGGACTACAAACCACCGGCCCGCACCCGCGAATTGCTGGACCATCCCACTCAGGCCTATATAGCACGCTACGCACTGGGCCGTGATTACCATAAATTAATGCGTAAACGCTTGGTGCAGTTGGCGAAATGGATGGAGCAAGAAGTCGGAGCCCTGGGCTACCGTGCATTTGTGGACAGTGCTCCGGTGCTGGAGCGCGCCATTGCGCGCAACGCTGGCCTTGGCTGGCAAGGCAAGCACACGCTGATCATCAACAGCCAGGCCGGGTCGTGGTTCTTTTTAGGTGAACTGTTCACCGACCTGCCCCTGCCGCCTGATGCACCGCAAGCCACCGAGCATTGTGGCAGCTGCACCCGGTGCTTAGATGTCTGCCCCACACAAGCCTTTACAAAAGCTTGGGAACTGGATGCCAGCAAATGCATCAGCTATTTAACGATTGAACACAAAGGCCCAATTCCCAAGGAGCTGCGCGCCCCGATGGGTAACCGCATTTTCGGCTGTGACGACTGCCAGATTTACTGCCCATGGACCAAGTTCAGCCCGACTACGGAAGAAGCCGATTTCCAGCCTCGCCACACACTCGACGAAGCTGATTTACTGGCGTTGTTTGGGTGGGACGAAGCGACTTTTCTGGAACGTACCGAAGGCATGGCGATCCGCCGGACAGGCTATGAAAACTGGCAGCGCAACATCGCCGTAGCGCTAGGGAATGGAGCAGCCTCAGCCGAAGCCATGGAGGCACTGCGCAAGCGACACCCAACCAGCACACCCATGGTGCAGGAACACATTGAGTGGGCTCTGGCACGCCTGAAAGATCAGAACTAA
- the mutL gene encoding DNA mismatch repair endonuclease MutL, whose amino-acid sequence MDKTEQAQLGNRAIKVLSPRLANQIAAGEVVERPASVVKELLENSLDAGAKRIQVDVEQGGVKRLLVRDDGHGIRENELPLALSRHATSKIYDLDELEGVASLGFRGEALASVSSVSRLTLSSRHLDAAEGWQARTDGRDMVPTVTPAAHPVGTSVEVCDLFFNTPARRKFLKTEKTEFGHLEETFKRVALSQWDRFLSLKHNGKVIHSLAACHSQAEQEKRIAQLCSADFMQQSLYVEVEHQGLKLWGWLGLPTFNRRQADLQYFFVNGRPVRDRVVSHAVKQAYRDVLFHGRHPAYVLYFDLDPTGVDVNVHPTKHEVRFRDARTVHDFLFRTLHKALAGVTPEAQKQANLAQMPAASTAWQQPAPEQGTIALRDNAGSATSPTPRHDLAWPSADTSSTQTTALDGAGTRSWLAQSRPAPIANVSEQISAYKNLHPDPDAEVPPLGFALAQVHGVYILAQNQEGMVLVDMHAAHERITYERMKSAMDSQDMPSQPVLVPATLNVSQREADAAEEFGGVFQNFGFDIRRTGPEQVSVMQVPVFFSAQQIENLVRDVLAELVQYDTSDAILAARNEILSTMACHGSVRANRKLTIPEMNGLLRDMEATERSGQCNHGRPTWVQLSMHELDKLFMRGQ is encoded by the coding sequence GTGGATAAGACCGAACAAGCCCAGCTTGGCAATCGTGCTATCAAAGTATTGTCGCCCCGCTTGGCCAACCAAATTGCCGCCGGTGAGGTGGTTGAGCGCCCGGCGTCGGTAGTAAAAGAACTGCTGGAAAACAGTTTGGATGCCGGCGCGAAACGTATTCAAGTTGATGTCGAGCAGGGCGGCGTCAAGCGCCTGTTGGTGCGGGACGATGGACATGGCATTCGTGAAAACGAGTTGCCTTTGGCGCTCAGTCGGCATGCCACCAGTAAAATCTACGACCTCGACGAACTCGAAGGTGTGGCCTCGCTCGGTTTTCGTGGTGAGGCCTTGGCGTCGGTCAGCTCGGTGTCACGCTTAACATTGAGTTCGCGCCATCTGGACGCCGCCGAAGGTTGGCAAGCGCGCACCGACGGGCGCGACATGGTGCCCACGGTCACTCCTGCAGCGCATCCAGTCGGTACCAGTGTCGAAGTCTGTGACCTCTTCTTTAATACACCAGCACGGCGTAAATTCCTGAAAACGGAAAAAACCGAGTTCGGCCATCTGGAAGAAACCTTCAAGCGCGTGGCGCTGAGCCAGTGGGATCGCTTTCTCAGCCTGAAGCACAACGGCAAGGTTATTCATAGTTTGGCCGCGTGTCACAGTCAGGCAGAACAGGAAAAGCGCATTGCCCAGTTGTGTTCGGCCGACTTTATGCAGCAGAGTCTGTATGTAGAGGTGGAGCATCAGGGGTTGAAATTATGGGGTTGGCTGGGTCTGCCGACCTTTAACCGCCGCCAAGCGGACTTGCAGTATTTCTTCGTCAATGGTCGCCCGGTGCGCGACCGTGTGGTGTCGCACGCAGTCAAGCAGGCGTACCGTGATGTCTTGTTCCATGGCCGGCATCCCGCGTATGTCCTCTATTTCGATCTCGACCCTACAGGGGTTGACGTCAATGTGCACCCGACCAAGCATGAAGTGCGTTTTCGTGATGCGCGCACGGTCCACGACTTCTTGTTTCGCACCCTGCACAAGGCGTTAGCCGGTGTGACGCCGGAAGCCCAAAAGCAGGCGAATCTGGCGCAGATGCCAGCCGCATCAACCGCGTGGCAGCAGCCAGCGCCCGAGCAAGGCACCATAGCCTTGCGTGATAATGCTGGTTCAGCCACGTCACCGACTCCCCGGCATGATTTGGCGTGGCCGAGTGCAGACACGTCCTCGACGCAGACGACGGCGCTCGATGGTGCCGGTACACGGAGCTGGTTGGCGCAATCTCGTCCCGCGCCCATTGCCAATGTGTCGGAGCAGATCAGTGCGTACAAAAATCTGCATCCAGACCCCGATGCCGAGGTGCCACCCTTGGGCTTTGCGCTGGCGCAGGTGCATGGCGTGTACATTCTGGCGCAAAATCAGGAAGGCATGGTGTTGGTGGATATGCACGCGGCACACGAGCGCATTACCTATGAGCGCATGAAGAGCGCCATGGACAGCCAGGACATGCCATCACAGCCCGTATTAGTGCCCGCGACTTTAAATGTCAGTCAGCGTGAAGCCGATGCGGCGGAAGAATTTGGCGGTGTATTTCAAAACTTCGGTTTTGATATTCGTCGTACTGGCCCGGAGCAGGTGTCGGTGATGCAGGTGCCGGTGTTCTTTTCCGCGCAGCAAATAGAAAACCTTGTGCGTGACGTACTCGCAGAGCTGGTGCAGTACGATACCAGTGATGCGATCTTGGCGGCGCGCAATGAAATTCTATCGACCATGGCCTGTCACGGCTCAGTCCGCGCCAATCGCAAATTGACCATTCCAGAAATGAACGGTTTGCTGCGCGATATGGAGGCCACCGAGCGCAGTGGTCAGTGCAACCACGGTCGTCCGACTTGGGTGCAGCTCAGCATGCACGAGCTCGACAAGTTGTTCATGCGTGGGCAGTGA